In a single window of the Littorina saxatilis isolate snail1 linkage group LG3, US_GU_Lsax_2.0, whole genome shotgun sequence genome:
- the LOC138961537 gene encoding uncharacterized protein codes for MMTKWTMTSVMTLVMTLRSVWGHGMMIDPPQRSSMWRYGFPDSPANYQDNELFCGGYDQQWNVNGGKCGICGDDYSDPQPRANEAGGKYGEGVIVRSYQRADVIDVSVEITANHLGYFIFKLCPNNDVSTPATQECLDQNVLKVVGPEGQDLGDKYYLDAEVGTKHVELQLPVDLTCTQCVLQWTYNTGNSWGCNDDAYEDCCIGCGKQENFVNCADIAITGSTDEQTTTTASTDAPVVTTAAPSLTTTTTTTTTTTGSVTEECTCEPAGAYAGLEEMVEWCCYNCARDHCPETHCVCS; via the exons ATGATGACGAAATGGACGATGACATCAGTGATGACGTTGGTGATGACGTTGCGGTCAGTGTGGGGTCACGGGATGATGATCGACCCTCCCCAGAGGTCCAGCATGTGGCGCTATGGCTTCCCAGACTCCCCTGCCAACTACCAGGACAATGAACTGTTCTGTGGCGGATATGAC CAACAATGGAACGTGAACGGGGGAAAATGCGGAATCTGTGGAGACGACTACAGTGATCCCCAGCCCCGCGCCAACGAAGCCGGAGGCAAGTACGGCGAGGGCGTCATCGTCAGGTCTTACCAGCGTGCTGACGTCATCGACGTGTCCGTTGAGATCACAGCCAATCACCTGGGCTACTTCATATTCAAACTTTGTCCCAATAACGACGTCAGCACACCGGCCACCCAGGAATGTTTGGATCAGAACGTGTTGAAA GTTGTGGGTCCCGAGGGACAGGATCTGGGTGACAAGTATTACCTTGACGCGGAGGTGGGCACCAAACACGTTGAGCTACAGCTGCCCGTGGATCTCACCTGTACACAGTGCGTGCTGCAGTGGACATACAACACAG GCAACAGCTGGGGCTGCAACGACGACGCCTACGAGGATTGCTGTATCGGCTGCGGGAAGCAGGAGAACTTCGTCAACTGTGCTGACATCGCCATCACCGGCAGCACCGACGAGCAGACCACGACCACCGCCTCCACCGACGCCCCCGTCGTCACAACTGCTGCTCCATCATTAACAACGACCACGACCACGACTACGACCACTACGGGATCCGTGACTGAGGAGTGTACCTGCGAACCTGCAGGAGCCTACGCTGGGCTGGAGGAGATGGTGGAATGGTGTTGTTATAACTGCGCTCGTGACCACTGCCCTGAAACTCACTGCGTCTGCTCTTAA
- the LOC138961538 gene encoding uncharacterized protein: MMLVVVAPLLAIVLLTVRMVEGHGMLLDPPQRSSVWRDPRFPGAFMNADDSALFCGGFDVMFSKNGGKCGICGDAFNEPHPRPNEAGGMYGQGFIVRNYVQGDVIHVTVRITANHLGYFVFKLCPNNDVEREVTQACLDKRQMKVLRSGADGREIHDDKFPIRHRMYGDIDITLKLPNDVTCSQCVLQWTYVTGHSWGCNRVGECGIGHGKQERFVNCADVAIQPNAYEQTTTTVDPSSFDINTKSYPAKKVSSRILAVSSELDRFWYATRTSSPNVKKSSSDVTVSPVDVSTTRPPRVSTTTRSDVRKTLSDANTSPSDFKTAPIVNNGQETYRDISEEFFDDKPRFLNDDSKYFSDVKTSSDAVPATVSNVKIPTWRRTTKLTSTSSTKKTTTATPVYTGDGSDCRSVGAYAGQTKVDVWCRVQCAVGYCPPTHCTCDKA, from the exons ATGATGTTGGTCGTTGTCGCGCCGCTGCTGGCGATTGTGTTGTTGACGGTGCGGATGGTGGAGGGTCATGGAATGTTGCTGGACCCTCCCCAACGGTCAAGCGTGTGGAGGGACCCGAGATTTCCTGGGGCCTTTATGAATGCTGACGACAGCGCGCTCTTTTGTGGCGGCTTTGAT GTCATGTTCTCCAAAAACGGAGGGAAATGTGGAATCTGCGGAGACGCTTTCAACGAACCCCATCCACGTCCCAACGAGGCCGGGGGAATGTATGGCCAGGGCTTCATCGTACGGAACTACGTTCAGGGTGACGTCATTCACGTGACCGTTAGAATTACAGCCAATCATCTGGGGTATTTCGTGTTCAAACTGTGTCCCAACAACGACGTTGAAAGAGAGGTGACGCAAGCCTGTCTGGATAAACGTCAGATGAAG GTACTTCGCTCCGGCGCTGATGGTCGGGAGATCCATGACGACAAGTTTCCCATCAGGCACCGCATGTACGGCGATATTGACATCACGCTCAAACTGCCTAATGACGTCACGTGCTCACAGTGCGTCCTGCAGTGGACCTACGTCACTG GTCACTCGTGGGGCTGCAATCGTGTCGGTGAGTGCGGAATAGGACACGGGAAACAAGAACGTTTTGTCAACTGTGCTGATGTCGCCATCCAGCCTAACGCTTATGAGCAAACAACCACGACGGTCGACCCTTCCTCCTTCGACATAAACACAAAGTCTTACCCTGCCAAAAAGGTGTCATCTCGAATCCTTGCAGTCTCTTCTGAACTTGACCGCTTCTGGTATGCGACCCGCACGTCATCGCCTAACGTCAAAAAGTCATCTTCTGACGTCACCGTGTCTCCTGTTGACGTCAGCACGACTCGACCTCCGCGCGTCAGTACTACTACACGCTCTGACGTCCGTAAAACCCTTTCTGACGCCAACACATCTCCTTCTGACTTTAAAACAGCTCCCATCGTGAACAACGGCCAGGAAACCTATCGTGACATCAGCGAGGAGTTTTTTGACGACAAGCCGAGATTTCTTAATGACGACAGCAAGTATTTCTCCGACGTCAAAACATCCTCTGACGCTGTCCCTGCTACCGTTTCGAACGTCAAAATCCCGACGTGGCGGAGAACCACAAAGCTGACCTCAACATCCAGTACAAAGAAGACGACAACAGCCACACCAGTGTACACAGGAGACGGAAGCGACTGTCGCAGTGTGGGGGCATACGCGGGCCAAACCAAGGTTGACGTGTGGTGTCGCGTTCAATGCGCAGTGGGGTACTGTCCTCCTACGCACTGCACGTGCGACAAAGCATAA